In one window of Syngnathus scovelli strain Florida chromosome 20, RoL_Ssco_1.2, whole genome shotgun sequence DNA:
- the armc2 gene encoding armadillo repeat-containing protein 2 isoform X1, which yields MHKLSRGQGGQMGSTERKYELCGPFLPRRHPLLKTSAEIVGEARRILRAQSTQRPYTPRDAHRQLCARSSVRADHSSRPSSSFSLHAHHFDVGDSRPSSGTRLSPLEHKTRIAFPGNGDFSKSSPKPPTDPLDPKRTPARTRGRLLKAASLSTLPPLAAHTDASQERLHQNQEKKLPPDQAFVSGDHKEVFGVPHLTSPRRSQSESRLSQSSVDAGVGSDEVRAGQRTDLGGSGNNNTSTGADSRWDTISSLLQQLKAAAAAGGGHEASPEHLCDLCAALHDALAAAGMLGPQRCKRRSSILRMLFQLIDLNSPRLHMHVAELCLALHVSGNNLLNICKLIFQISRSEANDVLFQNNSVLDSLVGLLLREDATSCSEALFYGAGTLKFLSGNVVVVHLLLEKNFMSATRDFIQKLCRVDDAHLTIAGHILVQLTATLRNLADHSEARPLFVSHSLMSKLCSVLQRYHQDQDVCTNVSRIYSKLSSYAECRLALEQTPDCYHLFLELLSKHHQKQDMVVRLLFTLGNLTAKSDEARQRLFRCEASLDTLLRLYDDYQLREEEESPPPASRREAEDVLVKLVRVLANMCLHEDVGAALASSTTCVQLLMETLELRSVAESEELTVNVAAAINNLTFYRKESAVLRRSQLAIAQLMLKLVLSSNMTAVLEATRVYGNVSQSKDVRDFIMQNKVHRFMVTLLDSKNPDVCFSACGVLTNLALDPPNRTSLSLEGTAVKLTDCLRDLGAGDWQLSAQLCQALWNMSGGSGPEKLLEAQDSESLLEILTSYLDENEIFKWTEDEDYHRALWELEFRPVGQKLYHTWSMKCK from the exons ATGCATAAGCTGAGCCGAGGGCAGGGCGGCCAAATGGGCTCCACGGAGAGGAAATACGAGCTCTGTGGGCCTTTTCTGCCACGGAGGCACCCCTTATTGAAGACGAGTGCAGAGATAGTGGGTGAAGCAAGAAGGATTCTCCGAGCTCAGTCCACCCAGAGACCTTACACCCCAAGAGATGCACACAGGCAGTTGTGTGCAAGAAGCTCTGTCCGTGCAGACCACAGCAGCAGACCTTCCTCAAGCTTCAG TCTTCACGCACATCATTTTGATGTCGGAGACTCCCGGCCAAGTTCAGGGACTCGCCTATCTCCACTGGAGCAT AAGACAAGGATTGCATTTCCCGGCAATGGCGACTTTTCAAAGTCATCTCCCAAACCTCCCACTGACCCACTGGACCCAAAGAGGACGCCAGCTCGAACACGAGGGCGTCTCCTCAAGGCGGCATCTCTCTCCACGTTACCTCCTTTAGCGGCGCACACAGATG CCTCACAAGAAAGATTACATCAAAACCAAGAGAAAAAACTGCCACCGGACCAGGCTTTTGTCTCCGGAGACCACAAAGAGGTCTTCGGCGTGCCTCACTTAACTTCACCCCGTAGAAGTCAGAGTGAAAG CAGACTATCGCAGTCCAGTGTTGATGCCGGAGTCGGAAGTGACGAGGTCAGAGCAGGACAAAGAACAG ATTTGGGCGGGAGTGGAAACAACAACACAAGCACAGGTGCAGACTCACGCTGGGATACAATATCGTCTCTTCTCCAGCAGCTAAAGGCAGCGGCGGCTGCGGGGG GTGGCCACGAGGCCTCACCGGAGCATCTGTGTGATTTGTGCGCCGCTCTCCATGATGCCCTGGCAGCGGCGGGCATGCTGGGCCCTCAGCGCTGTAAGAGGCGCTCGTCGATACTACGAATGCTCTTCCAACTCATCGACCTCAATTCCCCACGCCTCCACATGCACGTCGCCGAGTTGTGTCTTGCT TTACATGTCAGTGGGAACAACCTACTCAACATCTGCAAgcttatcttccaaatcagtcgCAGTGAAGCAAACGACGTCCTATTCCAGAATAACTCAGTCCTAG ACTCACTGGTCGGGCTGCTGCTGCGTGAGGATGCGACATCATGTAGCGAAGCGCTGTTTTACGGCGCGGGTACACTCAAATTTCTCTCGGGAAACGTCGTCGTGGTCCACCTCCTGTTGGAAAAGAATTTCATGAGCGCGACTCGCGATTTTATCCAAAAGCTCTGCAGGGTGGATGACGCCCACCTCACCATTGCCGGACACATCCTTGTACAG CTAACCGCCACCTTGCGAAACCTGGCCGACCACTCCGAGGCCCGCCCCCTCTTTGTCTCCCACTCCCTAATGTCGAAGCTCTGTTCGGTTCTGCAGCGCTATCATCAGGACCAAGATGTGTGCACCAACGTTTCTCGAATCTATAG TAAACTCTCCTCGTATGCCGAGTGCCGCCTCGCTCTGGAGCAGACCCCCGACTGCTACCATCTATTTTTAGAACTCCTGAGCAAACACCACCAAAAACAG GATATGGTCGTGCGTCTGCTCTTCACGCTGGGCAATCTGACGGCCAAGAGTGACGAGGCACGCCAGCGGCTCTTCCGCTGCGAGGCGTCGCTGGACACCCTCCTGCGGCTGTACGATGACTACCAGctaagggaggaggaggagtcgcCGCCTCCGGCCAGCCGGCGGGAGGCCGAGGACGTGCTGGTGAAGCTGGTCCGGGTGCTGGCCAACATGTGCCTCCATGAGGACGTGGGCGCCGCGCTGGCCAGCAGCACCACCTGCGTCCAGCTGCTGATGGAGACACTGG agCTGAGGTCGGTGGCGGAGAGCGAGGAGCTGACGGTGAACGTGGCAGCCGCCATCAACAATTTGACGTTCTACCGCAAAGAAAGCGCTGTGCTCAGACGCAGCCAGCTGGCCATCGCCCAGC TGATGCTCAAGTTGGTGCTCAGCTCCAACATGACCGCCGTGCTCGAGGCCACGCGCGTCTACGGGAACGTGTCCCAATCCAAAGATGTGCGGGACTTTATCATGCAGAACAAAG TCCACAGGTTTATGGTCACGCTGCTGGACTCCAAGAACCCGGACGTGTGCTTCTCGGCTTGCGGGGTCCTCACCAATCTGGCGCTTGACCCTcccaacagaaccagtctctccCTCGAGGGGACCGCAGTCAA ACTGACGGACTGCCTGAGAGACCTGGGAGCAGGTGACTGGCAGCTGTCGGCTCAGCTGTGTCAGGCCTTGTGGAACATGAGCGGTGGAAGCGGACCTGAGAAGCTGCTGGAGGCGCAAGACAGCGAGTCGCTGCTGGAAATCCTCACGTCCTATTTGG ATGAAAACGAGATCTTCAAGTggacagaagatgaggactacCACAGGGCATTGTGGGAATTGGAGTTTAGACCCGTTGGCCAAAAACTCTATCATACCTGGtcaatgaaatgtaaataa
- the armc2 gene encoding armadillo repeat-containing protein 2 isoform X2: MHKLSRGQGGQMGSTERKYELCGPFLPRRHPLLKTSAEIVGEARRILRAQSTQRPYTPRDAHRQLCARSSVRADHSSRPSSSFSLHAHHFDVGDSRPSSGTRLSPLEHTRIAFPGNGDFSKSSPKPPTDPLDPKRTPARTRGRLLKAASLSTLPPLAAHTDASQERLHQNQEKKLPPDQAFVSGDHKEVFGVPHLTSPRRSQSESRLSQSSVDAGVGSDEVRAGQRTDLGGSGNNNTSTGADSRWDTISSLLQQLKAAAAAGGGHEASPEHLCDLCAALHDALAAAGMLGPQRCKRRSSILRMLFQLIDLNSPRLHMHVAELCLALHVSGNNLLNICKLIFQISRSEANDVLFQNNSVLDSLVGLLLREDATSCSEALFYGAGTLKFLSGNVVVVHLLLEKNFMSATRDFIQKLCRVDDAHLTIAGHILVQLTATLRNLADHSEARPLFVSHSLMSKLCSVLQRYHQDQDVCTNVSRIYSKLSSYAECRLALEQTPDCYHLFLELLSKHHQKQDMVVRLLFTLGNLTAKSDEARQRLFRCEASLDTLLRLYDDYQLREEEESPPPASRREAEDVLVKLVRVLANMCLHEDVGAALASSTTCVQLLMETLELRSVAESEELTVNVAAAINNLTFYRKESAVLRRSQLAIAQLMLKLVLSSNMTAVLEATRVYGNVSQSKDVRDFIMQNKVHRFMVTLLDSKNPDVCFSACGVLTNLALDPPNRTSLSLEGTAVKLTDCLRDLGAGDWQLSAQLCQALWNMSGGSGPEKLLEAQDSESLLEILTSYLDENEIFKWTEDEDYHRALWELEFRPVGQKLYHTWSMKCK; this comes from the exons ATGCATAAGCTGAGCCGAGGGCAGGGCGGCCAAATGGGCTCCACGGAGAGGAAATACGAGCTCTGTGGGCCTTTTCTGCCACGGAGGCACCCCTTATTGAAGACGAGTGCAGAGATAGTGGGTGAAGCAAGAAGGATTCTCCGAGCTCAGTCCACCCAGAGACCTTACACCCCAAGAGATGCACACAGGCAGTTGTGTGCAAGAAGCTCTGTCCGTGCAGACCACAGCAGCAGACCTTCCTCAAGCTTCAG TCTTCACGCACATCATTTTGATGTCGGAGACTCCCGGCCAAGTTCAGGGACTCGCCTATCTCCACTGGAGCAT ACAAGGATTGCATTTCCCGGCAATGGCGACTTTTCAAAGTCATCTCCCAAACCTCCCACTGACCCACTGGACCCAAAGAGGACGCCAGCTCGAACACGAGGGCGTCTCCTCAAGGCGGCATCTCTCTCCACGTTACCTCCTTTAGCGGCGCACACAGATG CCTCACAAGAAAGATTACATCAAAACCAAGAGAAAAAACTGCCACCGGACCAGGCTTTTGTCTCCGGAGACCACAAAGAGGTCTTCGGCGTGCCTCACTTAACTTCACCCCGTAGAAGTCAGAGTGAAAG CAGACTATCGCAGTCCAGTGTTGATGCCGGAGTCGGAAGTGACGAGGTCAGAGCAGGACAAAGAACAG ATTTGGGCGGGAGTGGAAACAACAACACAAGCACAGGTGCAGACTCACGCTGGGATACAATATCGTCTCTTCTCCAGCAGCTAAAGGCAGCGGCGGCTGCGGGGG GTGGCCACGAGGCCTCACCGGAGCATCTGTGTGATTTGTGCGCCGCTCTCCATGATGCCCTGGCAGCGGCGGGCATGCTGGGCCCTCAGCGCTGTAAGAGGCGCTCGTCGATACTACGAATGCTCTTCCAACTCATCGACCTCAATTCCCCACGCCTCCACATGCACGTCGCCGAGTTGTGTCTTGCT TTACATGTCAGTGGGAACAACCTACTCAACATCTGCAAgcttatcttccaaatcagtcgCAGTGAAGCAAACGACGTCCTATTCCAGAATAACTCAGTCCTAG ACTCACTGGTCGGGCTGCTGCTGCGTGAGGATGCGACATCATGTAGCGAAGCGCTGTTTTACGGCGCGGGTACACTCAAATTTCTCTCGGGAAACGTCGTCGTGGTCCACCTCCTGTTGGAAAAGAATTTCATGAGCGCGACTCGCGATTTTATCCAAAAGCTCTGCAGGGTGGATGACGCCCACCTCACCATTGCCGGACACATCCTTGTACAG CTAACCGCCACCTTGCGAAACCTGGCCGACCACTCCGAGGCCCGCCCCCTCTTTGTCTCCCACTCCCTAATGTCGAAGCTCTGTTCGGTTCTGCAGCGCTATCATCAGGACCAAGATGTGTGCACCAACGTTTCTCGAATCTATAG TAAACTCTCCTCGTATGCCGAGTGCCGCCTCGCTCTGGAGCAGACCCCCGACTGCTACCATCTATTTTTAGAACTCCTGAGCAAACACCACCAAAAACAG GATATGGTCGTGCGTCTGCTCTTCACGCTGGGCAATCTGACGGCCAAGAGTGACGAGGCACGCCAGCGGCTCTTCCGCTGCGAGGCGTCGCTGGACACCCTCCTGCGGCTGTACGATGACTACCAGctaagggaggaggaggagtcgcCGCCTCCGGCCAGCCGGCGGGAGGCCGAGGACGTGCTGGTGAAGCTGGTCCGGGTGCTGGCCAACATGTGCCTCCATGAGGACGTGGGCGCCGCGCTGGCCAGCAGCACCACCTGCGTCCAGCTGCTGATGGAGACACTGG agCTGAGGTCGGTGGCGGAGAGCGAGGAGCTGACGGTGAACGTGGCAGCCGCCATCAACAATTTGACGTTCTACCGCAAAGAAAGCGCTGTGCTCAGACGCAGCCAGCTGGCCATCGCCCAGC TGATGCTCAAGTTGGTGCTCAGCTCCAACATGACCGCCGTGCTCGAGGCCACGCGCGTCTACGGGAACGTGTCCCAATCCAAAGATGTGCGGGACTTTATCATGCAGAACAAAG TCCACAGGTTTATGGTCACGCTGCTGGACTCCAAGAACCCGGACGTGTGCTTCTCGGCTTGCGGGGTCCTCACCAATCTGGCGCTTGACCCTcccaacagaaccagtctctccCTCGAGGGGACCGCAGTCAA ACTGACGGACTGCCTGAGAGACCTGGGAGCAGGTGACTGGCAGCTGTCGGCTCAGCTGTGTCAGGCCTTGTGGAACATGAGCGGTGGAAGCGGACCTGAGAAGCTGCTGGAGGCGCAAGACAGCGAGTCGCTGCTGGAAATCCTCACGTCCTATTTGG ATGAAAACGAGATCTTCAAGTggacagaagatgaggactacCACAGGGCATTGTGGGAATTGGAGTTTAGACCCGTTGGCCAAAAACTCTATCATACCTGGtcaatgaaatgtaaataa
- the sesn1 gene encoding sestrin-1 isoform X1 — protein MSEGRGQLNGAAGVTWLLVGLATADESGAQQPPAEQRTGDGLRSFRTRSKSSQVRGGREMRHAVSPSENVENCSFAVTHLFKICAHCERLGKKDLGVRIPRPLGNGPSRFIPEKEILQVSKVDTRTQSIFEDAFAALGRLDNISLVMGFHPQYLESFLRTQHYLLQMDGPLSLHYRHYIGIMAAARHQCSYLVNLHVNDFLQVGGDPKWLNGLNGAPRKLQQLGELNKILAHRPWLLTKEHIEGLLKAEEHSWSLAELIHAVVLLTHYHSLASFTFGCGIMPEIHCDGGHTFRPPSLGHYCVCDIANGNNHHDSPFGSQEVCGGEVEVLMERMKHLQECRDDEEASQEEMATRFEREKTESMLVVTAEDEEWVPSRDISRHFEDPSYGYKDFSRRGEHVPTFRVQDYSWEDHGYSLVNRLYPDVGQMLDEKFQMAYNLTYNTMATHKDVDTSMLRRAIWNYIHCMFGIRYDDYDYGEINQLLDRSFKIYIKTMVCNPEKTTKRMYESFWRQFQHSEKVHVNLLLMEARMQAELLYALRAITRYMT, from the exons ATGAGCGAAGGGAGGGGGCAACTAAATGGAGCAGCCGGAGTGACTTGGCTGCTTGTCGGGCTCGCAACAGCTGACGAGagcggagcacagcagcctcccGCGGAACAAAGAACGGGGGACGGTTTGCGGAGCTTTCGAACCCGATCCAAAAGCAGCCAAGTGCGGGGAGGACGAGAGATGAGGCACGCCGTGTCACCATCGGAGAACGTGGAGAATTGTTCGTTCGCCGTGACACACTTGTTTAAGATATGTGCCCATTGTGAACGGCTcgggaaaaag GATCTGGGAGTGCGAATCCCAAGACCCCTGGGGAACGGGCCGAGTAGATTTATCCCTGAAAAAGAG ATTCTTCAAGTCAGTAAAGTGGACACCAGGACACAGTCGATATTTGAGGATGCGTTCGCCGCCCTCGGTCGCTTGGACAACATCTCGCTGGTGATGGGCTTCCACCCGCAGTACCTGGAGAGCTTCCTGCGCACGCAGCACTACCTGCTGCAGATGGACGGGCCGCTGTCGCTGCACTATCGCCACTACATCGGCATCATG GCGGCGGCTCGCCACCAGTGCTCCTATCTGGTCAACCTGCACGTCAACGACTTCCTCCAGGTGGGCGGCGACCCCAAGTGGCTTAACGGGCTGAACGGCGCCCCGCGAAAGCTTCAGCAGCTGGGTGAACTCAACAAAATCCTGGCCCACCGGCCATGGCTGCTCACCAAGGAGCACATCGAG GGTCTCCTGAAGGCCGAGGAGCACAGCTGGTCGCTGGCCGAGCTCATCCACGCCGTGGTCCTGCTCACGCACTATCACTCGCTGGCCTCCTTCACCTTCGGCTGCGGGATCATGCCCGAGATTCACTGTGACGGCGGCCACACCTTCCGGCCGCCGTCGCTCGGCCACTACTGCGTGTGCGACATCGCCAACGGCAACAACCACCACGACAGTCCGTTTGGCAGCCAG GAGGTGTGCGGTGGCGAGGTGGAGGTGTTGATGGAGCGCATGAAGCATTTGCAAGAGTGCCGCGATGATGAAGAGGCCAGCCAGGAGGAGATGGCCACACGTTTCGAGCGGGAGAAGACGGAGAGCATGCTGGTGGTGACGGCCGAAGACGAGGAGTGGGTGCCCTCCCGTGACATCTCACGACACTTTGAAGACCCCAGCTACGGTTACAAGGACTTCTCCAGGAGGGGCGAGCACGTGCCCACTTTCAGAGTGCAG gaTTACAGTTGGGAGGACCACGGCTACTCTCTGGTGAACCGTCTCTATCCAGACGTGGGTCAGATGCTGGACGAGAAGTTCCAGATGGCGTACAACTTGACGTACAACACCATGGCCACACACAAGGATGTGGACACCAGCATGCTGCGCAGGGCCATCTGGAACTACATACACTGCATGTTCGGCATCAG GTATGACGATTATGACTACGGCGAGATCAACCAGCTGCTGGACCGCAGCTTTAAGATCTACATCAAAACTATGGTGTGCAATCCCGAGAAGACTACCAAACGAATGTACGAGAGCTTCTGGAGGCAGTTCCAGCACTCTGAGAAG GTCCATGTTAATCTGCTTCTTATGGAAGCGCGAATGCAAGCTGAACTTTTATACGCTCTGAGAGCCATCACTCGCTACATGACATGA